A section of the Oryza sativa Japonica Group chromosome 1, ASM3414082v1 genome encodes:
- the LOC107280865 gene encoding uncharacterized protein translates to MTDIWAYLDGNTLPEDRAEAEKLARISKRYVLVEGTLYRRAANGILLKCVSREQGIELIADTHQDILGPFKAARGGYQHLYVAIDKFTKWPEAYPVVKIDKHSALKFIRGITSRFGVPNRIITDNGTQFTSELFGDYCDDMGIKLCFASSAHPKSNGQVKRANAEILKGLKTKTYNVLKKHGDSWLEELPTVLWANRTTPSHATGETPFFLVYGAEAVLSSELSLGSPRIALYNEATQDDLRHDNLDYLEERRRRAALRAARYQQSLRRYHQRHVRARSLQIGDLVLRRVQSRLELSKLSPIPFIPFLWLVLV, encoded by the exons ATGACCGATATCTGGGCGTATCTTGACGGCAATACTCTTCCTGAGGATCGCGCAGAAGCTGAAAAGCTCGCGCGCATCTCCAAGCGGTACGTCCtcgtagaagggaccctctaccgGCGTGCCGCCAACGGGATACTCTTGAAGTGTGTTTCTCGAGAGCAGGGCATCGAGCTCATAGCCGACACCCATCAGG ACATCCTTGGACCATTCAAGGCGGCTCGAGGCGGGTATCAGCACTTGTACGTCGccatcgacaagttcaccaagtggCCCGAAGCCTACCCGGTCGTCAAAATCGACAAGCATTCTGCCCTCaagttcatcaggggcatcacgtcTCGATTCGGAGTGCCCAACCGCATCATTACAGacaacggcacccagttcaccagTGAGCTGTTTGGCGATTACTGTGACGACATGGGCATCAAATTGTGCTTCGCCTCGTCCGCCCACCCCAAGAGCAACGGCCAAGTCAAGCGAGCCAACGCTGAAATTCTTAAAGGGCTCAAGACCAAGACGTACAACGTCCTAAAGAAGCACGGGGATTCATGGCTCGAGGAGTTGCCCACCGTGTTATGGGCAAATCGGACCACCCCAAGCCACGCCACCGGGGAAACGCCGTTTTTCCTGGTGTACGGCGCCGAAGCGGTCTTATCCTCCGAGCTTTCCCTGGGGTCGCCTCGCATCGCGCTGTACAATGAGGCCACCCAGGATGACCTTCGCCACGACAATCTCGATTATCTCGAAGAACGGAGAAGGCGTGCGGCCCTACgtgccgcgcgctaccagcaaaGCCTGCgacgctaccatcagcgccacgtccgggcccgatcactgcAAATtggcgacctcgtcctacgccgcgtccaatcGCGCCTGGAGCTGAGCAAGCTCTCGCCAAT ACCGTTCATTCCCTTCCTCTGGCTTGTCCTGGTTTAA
- the LOC4323962 gene encoding uncharacterized protein: MPSRRTEGGIPDSPSKIALPPQLFGRRLPYSVVATLDFSLGFVGRSLSGLTIATLKSQSMAASPSPPMLAAFIVQESNKSIASSRICSPKLHSRNHQENNLQTNPNRTQELPVNSGQSLVDELENQGENKKQEPQKPKNTPSEKFAPPCGFKNQEPQKVAPGDGAAASSLSPREEVGGRGRRRHVSPPDDRS; this comes from the coding sequence ATGCCCTCGCGGCGGACGGAAGGTGGAATCCCGGATTCGCCCTCCAAAATCGCCCTCCCGCCACAACTATTTGGTCGACGCTTGCCCTATTCCGTCGTTGCCACGCTCGAtttctccctcggattcgtagGTAGGTCTCTCTCCGGCCTCACCATCGCCACCCTGAAGTCCCAATCCATGGCGGCCTCTCCATCGCCTCCCATGCTTGCTGCATTCATTGTTCAAGAATCAAACAAATCCATTGCAAGCTCAAGAATTTGTAGCCCAAAACTACATTCACGCAATCATCAAGAAAATAATCTACAAACCAATCCGAACCGTACGCAAGAACTCCCCGTCAACTCCGGTCAATCCTTGGTTGACGAACTCGAGAACCAAGGAGAAAACAAGAAGCAAGAACCCCAGAAACCCAAGAACACACCCAGCGAAAAGTTCGCCCCTCCATGTGGATTCAAGAACCAAGAACCCCAAAAAGTAGCACCCGgcgacggggcggcggcgagctcgctaTCGCCTCGGGAGGAGGTgggggggagagggaggcggaggcATGTGTCCCctcctgacgaccggagttga
- the LOC4323963 gene encoding transcription factor MYBS1, whose product MTSQAATTTTTAAAAAAWTREDDKAFENALAACAAPPPADGGAPDDDWFAALAASVPGARSAEEVRRHYEALVEDVAAIDAGRVPLPRYAGEESAAPPDGAGAAAAASKDGGHRRDERKGGGGGYDGGKSCSKAEQERRKGIPWTEEEHRLFLLGLDKFGKGDWRSISRNFVISRTPTQVASHAQKYFIRLNSMNRDRRRSSIHDITSVTAGDQVAAQQGAPITGHQATGNPAAAALGPPGMKHHHHHHPGGAPPPMPMYSAAPMGHPVAGHMVPAAVGTPVVFPPGHAPYVVPVGYPAPPAKMHQ is encoded by the exons ATGACCTcccaggcggcgacgacgacgaccacggcggcggcggcggcggcgtggaccaGGGAGGACGACAAGGCGTTCGAGAACGCGCTCGCGGcgtgcgcggcgccgccgcccgcggacGGAGGCGCGCCCGACGACGACTGgttcgccgcgctcgccgcgagCGTGCCCGGGGCGAGGtcggcggaggaggtgcggaGGCACTACGAGGCGCTGGTGGAGGACGTCGCGGCCATCGACGCGGGCCGCGTCCCGCTCCCGCGCTACGCCGGGGAGGAGTCCGCGGCGCCGCCCGAcggagccggagccgccgccgccgcgtccaaggACGGCGGACACCGGCGCGACGAgcgcaagggcggcggcggcgggtacgACGGCGGCAAGAGCTGCTCCAAGGCGGAGCAGGAGAGGCGCAAGGGCATCCCATGGACGGAGGAAGAGCACAG GCTGTTCTTGCTGGGGCTGGACAAGTTCGGCAAGGGGGACTGGCGGAGCATCTCGCGCAACTTCGTCATCTCGCGGACGCCAACGCAGGTGGCGAGCCACGCGCAGAAGTACTTCATCCGCCTCAACTCCATGaaccgcgaccgccgccgctccagcatCCACGACATCACCAGCGTCACCGCCGGCGATCAGGTCGCCGCGCAGCAGGGCGCCCCGATCACCGGCCACCAGGCCACGGGcaaccccgcggcggcggcgctgggcccGCCGGGCAtgaagcaccaccaccaccaccacccgggcggcgcgccgccgcccatgccCATGTACAGCGCCGCGCCCATGGGCCACCCCGTCGCCGGCCACATggtgcccgccgccgtcggcacGCCGGTGGTGTTCCCGCCGGGCCACGCGCCGTACGTCGTGCCCGTCGGCTACCCGGCGCCACCGGCCAAGATGCACCAATGA